The sequence CAATTACGAGTTAGTGCTGCCCCCGGATATATGTATACCGGACATTTTAAAATCacacaaaaagaaaaactaaGAATACGTTAAATTCCTTGTTATTTATTGCCACATACAATAACAagtgttataatataaaatttaaaaaaaatgaggACATTTTTTATGAATCTATGAATGATAAAGAGAATATTATAATAGGAAGAAACTGTTAGACAagaaatatttctgaaacaatacaaatttgataattacTACCTTTGATAATTTGCAGTTGTTTATGTCTATGGTTTAaacatcttttatattattataaaatttaaaaaaatgtatgtatTATGTCAAATGATTACAACAATCAAACCTTGCTTAAgtaatacaatttataaatatttaaaacaataaaaggaagattaaatatagaataaatgtatttattaattatttattaccaaATGCTTTAGAAGTTAcgtaaagaattaaaatatagtaataaagaTGTATTCATCATTTATGTTATTACAATTGTATTAATATGTGCACTGTTTCTGTACATACAAGCTAGAAGAATCTTCGgtattatattcttatattttttattgattgatacattacgatatatcgtaacactaaaataacaaaattattgaGAGTTGTAAATAAACTTTTATAGACCGTAATTTATCAAGATTTAAGTTTCAGACTCTGTTTTCTCCTTTGTTTCGCTATTTTCGgatgtatttctatttttttcttcagATTTTGATTCTTTGTcagatttcttttctttactaGATTTTTTTTCGCTCTTTTCCTTATCAACCTTGTCACCCTCGTTCTTTTTGCCATTATCCGATTTATCCTTGCTTCTTCTATCTTTGTCTTTATCTCTCGATTTTTCTGAATACTTTGATTTCGAGGATCTGGACTTAGATTTAGATCTAGACCGTCTAGACTTGGATTTTGAACGTTTACTTCGAGATCGAGAACGGCTCCTTCGACGAGGAGATCTTTTTTTGCGATCTTTGGATTTAGATCTTGATCTACGTGATCGAGAACGCCGAGATCTGGAGCGGGAACGATGTCGGCCACGAGAGCTACTTCTTCTACGAGAAGGTGACTTTCGTCTACGATCTTTAGAACGAGAACGTTTCGATCGAGATCTTGATCTACGTCGATGACGTGATCGTGAACGTCTGTGACGAGAACGTGATCTTTTGCGCGATCTGGACCGTCTACTACGTCCTCTTGATCTCGACCGAGATTTTCGGCTACGAGAACCGCTACGGCTTCGTTTGTCCTTTGACAGCATTCCGATCATTGGATCTATCGCAGCCGAAATTAAATTGTGAGCTTCTTTTACCCGGGACATAgcttcttctatttctttttgtGCTGCTTCGTTACTTTTTGCTTCAGGTTTCGCTATTGCTTGAGTCgaatgataaattttaattggTCTGTCCATAAGCAGCTTTCCATTTAATAATAATGCAGAAACTACAGCAGCTTGTTCAGAGAGTTCTACCAATGCATAGTGCTCTGTATCTGAATCTCTAGTACACATGCGTAAATACTTTACTTCGACATTGTTATTACTGAAAAAATCTAGTAAGTGGTCTGTTGTCACAGAAGGATCTAAATTGGCAAGAACAAGcgttcttcttatttcttcaaTCCTTCTGCTATCTAAATGGCCAGGTAAATGTGGATAAGGTGGTAATCCGTTTGCCTCTAATTTTGGATCCATAGTGGTAATAACATGATTTGGAGGAATCCCTTCTATTGCATTTACAACATTTGGTGGCAATTTGGGCTCAGAAGGATAAAGACctatgaataaaaattatatacatatatagaactGAAAATGAAGTTTACGAAAGGATGATATAagataaaaatttgattatcaTTAATGTTTACCTGGAACAACTGTACCATTATTTGTCAATTCAAGTGCCCTTTGTTCATCTGGAATGTCTCCATTCTGGTAAGGTATTACAATCAATGCACGATCAATAAAAACAGTGTTTGTCATATGTTGAGCAACTGCAACGCATCCCTGGTCGTGAAATTTTATGTAGCAAATACGAGATTGAACAGGTACCGCGACGTCCCGTATAGTAGGATATAATCTGATATCTTCTATCTTTCCGAGGTACCCGAATAAAGTTTGCATTTGATCTTTTGTCGCTTGAGGTGCAATATTTGTCACCTGTACTACTTTTGTAGATCCAACCGCCAttcttttctcaattttataaaaaatgtctTTAATACACTTGAAAGAGGTTAGGTTTCTGAAGGATACGGCTTCAATACTAATTCTGCATGCGAACGAATCGTACACGCTAcacgaaaaaattaatttaattcatacATTACGGCAAAAAATGGATGAACATGATATTAGTTATgtgttttttactttttcatatCAGATCAAGGTTTCAACGTTGTAACATTCtttcattctatataactcgtACATTCTTTGCGTCCTCTCGACAATTTCATAGCGACGTTGGGGGCATGAACTATAAAACTCTAGATGTTTTTCATGTAGCTTATCCTTAGGAAGATTTATCATTAGTCGATAACAGATGTTTAtagatattttgtaataatttatatatttctacaactttatttgaaaaatatccgtTTTTTAAATCTAAAAGTTCAGTTTATGCATATACATTTGGAAtgtgtatgatatatatatgtatatatatatatatatatatatatatatatatatatatatatttatacattatatatatatacatttatgaaaCATCACGCTATACAATACATACCTATCCTGACATTACACTTATGTACATGAAGCCGTGATCGCAGCTCGCATATATCGTACgaaaatgaaagtaaaatttatgtatGTAAACACATAGTAGtttaattaatcttaatttGTCTTAATATCAatgtatagaatttattttacaaaatttacaatttatcttACAAAAcctcgataattaattaattatgcaaatttaataGTTTTAATAACTTTATCTGTCAATATAAAAACAGCATTATATTTTACAGTATATGTAAGCAGAAGGGAGTATAGTTTCATTGACTATCTATAAATGGatgtaactaaaaatgtaaagatgCAAATATTCACTATCGAATCATTTATTTCATGTATCTTATTATTGCGCACAATTAACTACTTATTTATGTGATACgacatatgtatatctttttcatttttgagGTTATACACGGAATTAATAAAAGTTTGTATTATCTTTTCATGTATAAGggttcaatattttttatttctttatcaacATGCAACCGGGGTATGCAAATAGttgtaaatgcataaaaaacaCATAAAACCTTCAAAACGGGTGCATAATAAGATTTTTGTATTtgcataataataattcatgaattatataaatatatattatgtacataggAACACGAACAAACACAGTGTTCATTAACAGGGTGTTCACAAGGCAGTCAATTCGACGTCATCAAACattcatttatataatataaacattctCTTTTTTTAGACACTAAATTCGCATATTCCAATGTTAGAAATGTTCATTTTTACATTCATTCGCTCTTGCGCAGTACATATTTGTGATAT comes from Bombus terrestris chromosome 7, iyBomTerr1.2, whole genome shotgun sequence and encodes:
- the LOC100650644 gene encoding probable splicing factor, arginine/serine-rich 7, whose amino-acid sequence is MAVGSTKVVQVTNIAPQATKDQMQTLFGYLGKIEDIRLYPTIRDVAVPVQSRICYIKFHDQGCVAVAQHMTNTVFIDRALIVIPYQNGDIPDEQRALELTNNGTVVPGLYPSEPKLPPNVVNAIEGIPPNHVITTMDPKLEANGLPPYPHLPGHLDSRRIEEIRRTLVLANLDPSVTTDHLLDFFSNNNVEVKYLRMCTRDSDTEHYALVELSEQAAVVSALLLNGKLLMDRPIKIYHSTQAIAKPEAKSNEAAQKEIEEAMSRVKEAHNLISAAIDPMIGMLSKDKRSRSGSRSRKSRSRSRGRSRRSRSRKRSRSRHRRSRSRHRRRSRSRSKRSRSKDRRRKSPSRRRSSSRGRHRSRSRSRRSRSRRSRSKSKDRKKRSPRRRSRSRSRSKRSKSKSRRSRSKSKSRSSKSKYSEKSRDKDKDRRSKDKSDNGKKNEGDKVDKEKSEKKSSKEKKSDKESKSEEKNRNTSENSETKEKTESET